The following are from one region of the Paenalkalicoccus suaedae genome:
- the leuB gene encoding 3-isopropylmalate dehydrogenase, which yields MKKHIVLLPGDGIGPEVTASAQRVLEAIAEEFDHTFTYESKAIGGYAIDEYGTPLPDDTTAACKQADAIVLGAVGGPKWDQNPSHLRPERGLLGIRKELNLFANLRPVQGFDNLLHASPLKREVVQDSDLLIVRELTGGLYFGQPSERRNDGASVVDTLAYDRSEIERIVRKGFEAAQVRKKHLTSVDKANVLESSKMWREVVEEVKSDYPDVTVDHMLVDAAAMRLITNPTSFDVIVTENMFGDILSDEASVLTGSLGMLPSASMREDDFGLYEPVHGSAPDIAGQGIANPLATLLSVALLLRHSFHLENEAKLIESAVADALDQGYHTRDLHVKGGQVINTEQMTGIIIDFIRANSATTSIMNCYA from the coding sequence ATGAAAAAACATATTGTACTTTTGCCAGGTGATGGCATCGGACCCGAAGTAACGGCTTCCGCACAGCGTGTACTAGAAGCAATCGCAGAAGAGTTTGACCACACATTTACGTATGAATCGAAAGCAATCGGTGGCTACGCTATTGACGAATATGGCACACCACTACCGGATGACACAACAGCAGCGTGCAAGCAGGCAGATGCCATCGTCCTTGGCGCAGTTGGAGGACCAAAGTGGGATCAAAACCCCTCTCACCTACGGCCAGAACGTGGCTTATTAGGTATTCGAAAGGAGTTAAATCTATTCGCAAACCTTCGACCTGTGCAAGGATTTGATAATCTCCTGCATGCCTCTCCGTTAAAGCGTGAGGTAGTCCAGGATAGCGACCTTCTTATCGTACGTGAGTTAACAGGGGGCTTATACTTCGGGCAACCGTCAGAGCGACGTAATGATGGTGCATCCGTTGTCGATACGCTAGCTTATGATCGGTCTGAGATTGAGCGTATAGTGAGAAAGGGCTTCGAGGCTGCTCAAGTTCGCAAAAAGCACCTTACTTCCGTAGATAAAGCAAACGTATTAGAGTCTTCAAAAATGTGGCGTGAAGTTGTCGAAGAAGTTAAATCGGATTACCCGGATGTCACGGTCGATCACATGCTCGTTGATGCCGCTGCGATGCGCTTAATTACGAATCCAACCTCCTTTGACGTCATCGTGACAGAAAATATGTTTGGAGATATTTTAAGCGATGAAGCTTCCGTATTAACTGGCTCACTAGGGATGCTTCCATCCGCAAGTATGCGCGAGGATGACTTTGGACTTTACGAGCCCGTACATGGCTCCGCACCAGATATCGCAGGTCAAGGTATTGCTAATCCGCTTGCAACGCTCCTATCTGTCGCGCTATTGCTTCGCCACTCCTTCCATCTTGAGAACGAAGCAAAGCTTATTGAATCAGCAGTAGCCGATGCATTAGATCAGGGATACCATACACGTGATCTTCATGTGAAAGGCGGACAGGTGATTAATACCGAGCAAATGACAGGGATCATCATTGACTTTATCCGTGCAAATAGTGCAACAACAAGTATCATGAACTGCTACGCATAA